The genomic window CGAAACTTCAATTTGCTAGATTTttcctagattttttttttttgtttgttctttccTCCAGAGCGATTTGTGGTCTTGCGGAATCACAGCCATCGAGATGGCGGAAGGGGCTCCACGTAAGTCATAAAAGGCAGCTAGCTACTCTCTCTTTGGAAAAAGCTGTCCAAGATAGACAGCAGTTAAGAACGTGGCTTAATTTTCTCGTGTTTTTCCACAGCGTTGTGCGACATGCATCCCATGAGGGCGCTCTTCCTCATCCCCAGAAATCCTCCTCCAAGACTCAAGTCCAAAAAATGGTGTCCTTCTTTTCATTCTTTAAACTGAAAAATGAACGGAAACGAAATGAACCGAAATGGTGACCGGACGACTCTGCTCACAGGTCCAAGAAGTTCTTCAGCTTCATTGAGGGCTGCCTGGTGAAGAACTACACGCAGCGGCCCCCCACCGAGCAGCTGCTCAAACACCCCTTTATCAGGGACCAGCCCAACGAGCGGCAAGTGCGCATCCAGCTCAAGGACCACATCGACCgcaccaaaaagaaaagagGCGAGAAGGGTgagaagaattaaaaaaaaaaaaaaatacacataccCTAAGAAACACTGTCAGACTTTTTGTCCAAAGTTTGTTGTCCAAGAGGCATTTTGAAAGACAAATGCATTGTCCAAAGACGTGTTAATATTGTCACCACCGCATGTTCTTCGCAGATGAGACCGAGTATGAATATAGTGGcagtgaagaagaggaggaagaagcatCAGAGCAAGAAGGAGAGCCGAGGTAAGAGGATCTGACTCTGAAACTACTACTAGACCTTTTGTCTgagcactggcagagatgaacagTGCAAAACATTTGCGTTTTTAGTCATAGCGTCTAGGCGAGAGAGCGGTGGCCAAATTTGATGACTCATCATAAAATACGAAACTCAAATAATGTTTTCAATATGCAGCCCCTCAAGCCAGTTTCACCTAGCAACGTGAACTTCAGTAGACTTGTCTATCATTTCGTATTTTAGTTCATTTTTACTATTTTCAAGGGttctttgaatttaaaaaaaaaatcagttctaCTTAAAAACTTGATGGCCATCATGAGTCAATCCACTTTCTGTGTTCTTGATGATTTCCAGGGGTCCAAAGAATATTTTGAAAATTCTTCGCAAAGCGACCTTTTCCACATGAACTTGGCCTGGAGATTTTGCCTAATTTACTGACGATGACAAAGTTTTAGAACTGGCGGTGAATTGGAAATGTTCTCTCTTCATTGCGGTGGCTTGGCAGCTCCATCGTCAACGTGCCGGGAGAGTCGACGCTGCGTCGGGATTTTATCCGTCTGCAGCAGGAGAACAAGGAGCGCTCGGAGGCCATGCGCCGCCAGCagctcctgcaggagcagcagaTGCGAGAGCAGGAGGAGTACAAGCGCCAGCTGCTGGCCGAGAGGCAGAAGCGCATCGAACAGCAGAaggagcagcggcggcggctggAAGAGGTTAGTTTTGTTTGAACTTAAAATTACTCAGTCATTTTTTTGCATACCACGAGAGGGAGCTGAGGATTAATTCCCACCCAGATTTGTTTTTGACAAATTTCGATTTCCCACAGCAACAACGTCGCGAGCGCGAGCTGCGTCGTCAGCAGGAGCGCGAGCAAAGGCGGCGCGAGCAGGACGACAAACGGCGAGCCGACGAGTTGGAACGTCGCCGCAAGGAGGAGGACGAGCGGCGGCGGGCCGAGGAGGAAAAGCGGCGGGCCGACAGGGAGCAGGTACGAAGACTCTTGGAAAATGGCTGACGGTTACTCACGCTAGCGCCTCCTGTGGGTGGGCAGGAGTACATCAGACggcagctggaggaggagcaGAGGCACCTGGAGATCCTGCAGCAGCAGCTGCTACACGAGCAGGCCATGCTGCTGGTGAGTCGCACTTTATGAACATTTCTAAAACCATGTATTCTGATTGATGTCATTTAAAACAAACCTTTTCAAACATTCATGCTCACTATTTGGCAACCTTTGAGCGTGTCAAAAACAACGACGAGTTACTTCCTCTCGAGTCAGCTTTGATATTTTTGGAGACGTCAGGGGAGTCGTTACCGGTGGGGGTCGGCAAGGGCATTCCCAGACTTGGTTGAGAGCCCCTCGGCGATGATGTCACCAGGAAGTCAGTCATCCCGCAGGAAAGGCTTCTCCGTCTTTTCAATCCAGATGTTGCTGAGCTTAAGTCGTCTTAGTCGTAGTAGGATGACTTAAGAGGAGCTTGCTCGTGATGTAGTCGTTACGTGACGCGGAGGTTGGGAAGGAAGCGAAAGTTAGTGTCCCATCATGCAGCTCTGTAATGTTGCGGAACATTCTTTGGCTCGATGTTGCCACTCAGGAGTACAAATGGCGAGagctggaggagcagcggcaagCCCAAAAACTCCAGAAGCAGCTTCAGCAGCAGCAGGCTTACCTGCTGTCCCTGCAGCACCAGCAGAACCTGGATCCCAGTAGCCCTAAATGCACTCTTAAAAACCCAGAGCACAACACGGAAGCGGAAAAGATAAGGGTGACTGAATCCGAGTCGCTCGCAGAGGTGAAAATGCTCAAAGTGACGTCAGGATGaagctttcctttttttttttttcttttttttgcttgggttgtgctgctggtgctggcgctGCTGCTGGTGTGGGAGCTAATGCTAACTATTAACAAGGCTAATTAATGACTTATCTAATtgcgtgtttgttttttcttgtgTGCTGGCCAGTAGTGGAAAGTCTCGTACGGATTTAGAGTGAAACTCCTTTCTAAATTGGATCCTAatggtgtgctggaataaaccaTCTCTGCTCTTGGGACGAGGGTGGACTAACAAATTATTTATAATCTCTTCAAATTGATGCCGATGCTTCCTGTTTGTATCTTCTCCAGGCTGACGAGCGCTACCGGAAGAACATTCAAGGTTCTCCTCAGTCGGCGCAGACCAAAGCGCCTGTGCCGCCTGTGCCGCCACGGTCCGAGTCGTCTTACCCCAACGGGAACGCCGAGGCCATGCACCGACCTGTGGAggcacaggtaaaaaaaaaaacaacaaaaaaaaacccccacaACTTCACTGGAATATCTATGTCGTAGAGTTTCCGTTCTTTGTTTGGCTTTTTGTCACTTGAAACTGTCAGCCTCACCTTTGCTCTTTCAGCTTCTACTCCTCTTCTTGATGTTCTGGATGCTTGCGGTTCCACGACAATGCTACCCCATTCCTTCTAACCTATTTGCTGCTTTTCTAAACTTCTTCTTTCTCCCCCCCACAAGATCCAAGGACAACTTTTCTGGAAGCTTCTGCATGCTTACTCTTCCcaccaaatgttttgtttgtgtcaaGGTGCGGGCCCTTAAAAGCGGTGGTGGCGTTGCGCCGCAGCCGCCCGCTAGCGCCGTGTGTCGCTCGCACTCCTTCAGCGAGCCTCACCGTCACCCTccatcttcatcatcctcatcttcacccTCCTCATCATTGGCGTCACAGCACGCACGCACTGACGCGCAAGCCCACCCTCAGACTAGACCCCATCAAGCGGTAACCCCGCCTTCTGCAGAAGTACCACCCAGGGTAAGCACAGGACAGATAAAAGCGCACTCGTGGAatggctaataataataatagattagCTAATAGCTAATAGATTTGAATAAATAATCATGAGATGAATACATTCCATCAAAAAGCAAGCGTTCATTTAAAAAGGGTATGGAAAACTGTTCAAAAAAATTCCTTGACTTGTCCTGGTTGGCAGCAGCTCCACTAACCGGCCTGAATTTTCTCATGCACGGCTTTTCTTGCATAATTTGTGGACTACAAACATGGCCGCTTTGACGAGGGAAAGTGGGATATCTTGTTGCTTCCTCGGGCATTTACGTGAGGATGAAACGGCAAATGCTTTCGTCACAAAAAAAGGTACCCGTCAGGACGACGTCCCGCTCGCCGGTGTTGCCGAGGCGAAGTTCGCCTCATCGCCATGGCAACGCGCCGCACGCCGGCCCTGCTGTCAACCGCAACGCCGGCAGGTAACGAAACAGGTCTTTGTGAAAACTCTGAAATCAACAGAGGGACTAGAAATAATCCACAGGGTGCTCCAgcgtacacgagcaactgtgaccGTGCGTTGTCTCCTGGCCGTACAGTGCGGCCGAGCCTCGGCTGTTGTGGGAACGCGTGGAGAAGATGCTTCCCAGGTCTTCCGGAAGCGGGAGTGGCAGCAGCGGAGGCTCCAGCGCGGGCTCCAGCGCAGGCTCCGGTTCCTCCAGCAGCTCGTCCAGCAACTCCAGCTCGCAGGCTGGCTCTGGAGAAAGGTTCAGGGCCCGCTGTGAGTGCTAACAACACACGTGTGCTGATGCtacaaaatgaccccaaaaagtcaacatggacttttttttcctcccccctccGCGCCTCGTTCCGTCACACCAGCCTCCTCCAAATCTGAGGGCTCGCCCCTCCAGAGGCCGGAGAACGCAgggaaaaaaacagaggagaGGCCGAGGCCCGGAAGACCAGCGGTGAGCGAGGGGCTAGCCAACCAGCTGACCTAGAGCTAGAGCACGTAGATCGAGCAGCGCTCTTTTCCTTCCCACTAATAACAAGAAACCCGTTGGACTGTCCTGTGCTTGGCTCTCGTCTTCTGTAACTTTTTTACCATGTGTCAATTCCTAGCGATTTTTCAATTTCTAGTGCTCTTTGGCCTTTGTTCAAAGTTGACAAAAGGTAGAAATTGCTCTTCTAGCATTTTAGGGAATTTATCGCAATTTATCAAATTCTTACAGTCCCAACTTTtagtgatatatatatttttttttttatcaccatAAGTCAGCTTGtagatattttaccatttgtcaACTTTGATAAATGTCCTTCTCCCACCTGACACTTTGAAGTGTTTGTCTTCTGCATTGTTCTTTTGGCCGATTTTAACCATGTGTGAACTTCTAACGCTTTTCTCAGTGTCCGGAATCACTTGTTAACTTTGCCTCTCACAGCTCTGCCTCTTCATCTTCTGGCTTCCTGCCTTGGAGTAACCCCGCTTCCTGTCTAACAACTTCTGTTTCCTGCTAATTGAATCCTAAAACTTGAacctctgttttgtttttctaaccCAGCAGGACCTGACCGCGCTCGCCAAGGAACTCCGTGCAGTGGACGACGTCCGCCCCCCCAACAAGGTGACGGACTACTCGTCTTCCAGCGACGATTCGGATACCacggatgatgatgacgacgaggaGGTGGACCAGGAAGGCGGCGAGGAGTCCACCTCGGGCCCGGAGGACTCCCGagctgtgtatgtgtgccacgtATTTTAGACCAGCACTGAGAAGATCTGATTTACCACTGCGGGACTCAGACctctattttttgtttgtgacaCTACACTATTTTGATTTAGGTGCTTTTATATTGTCATTAGTCACTCAAAATTGCACTATTACTTACTCGGGACATTATTGATGACGCCTCGTGTGTCTCCTTCTCCCGGGCAGGTCGTCCCGGCTGAGTAACGGCGAGACAGAGTCGGTGAAGACGATGATCGTCCACGATGAGGGCGAAAGCGACGCGGGCTCCACGCCATGCAAAGACAGTACCTTGGTAGTCCGACAGGTATCCACGCCCAAAACCATTCGGCGCATGCTTCATGTGTGCATCACCTCGTTTAGTTTTggagtggtcttttttttttttttttttacacatttgttCATTGCGCACTTCCCCTGGTGTCCTGCTTCATGTCTGCATGCTTGTGTGGATTGTCTTGGTCGACGTTAAAACCTATTTTACGTTCCAAAGCTTTTATTCATGCTTTATTGTTGCAGTTATGGGATTATTTTatttccttgagcaagacactgaaccctAAATTGCCTCTCGTTTGGCAATCACAACGAGAAACTGTTCTCAATGACCTTAACctgtttaaataaaaacaatatcatTATAGTTAAAAAAGAAACTTCTTGTAGAGTTAGCTAGTAATTTACACCCTCTTCCAGGGTTAGGCCCGTAACGTTAAGTGGCGACTTCTCACCAGAACGGATGTTACTAACCATTTAATGTAATCTGcattgttattttgttttttaacattaaCTTGGCCTTTTGTCCCGCCTGTAGGGTAGCCACCATAGCATAGCTAACACCTTCCCTCCCCCCGAGCTGCTCCGTAACGCGTGTAGCGGCAAAGTGGTGTACCCCTCTTTCTACTTCCAGAGCGAGCACAAAAAGAGGCCCGCCGGCTCGGCATCCAGCCCCGGCCTCGCCCAGCACACCCCCACCCCACTTCATCACCAACACAATCACCTCCAACACCACCATCatccccacccccaccaccaccatcatcatcagcagcaggcCGAGCGGAACGGCTTTGCCGGCCGCATCCACCTCCTGCCGGACCTGATCCAGCAGAGCCATCAttcctccccttcctcctcccCATCCtccccgtcctcctcctccacctcctccggtCTGGCCAGTCCCATCGCTTCCCCCCAAAGCCCCCTGGACAAGCTGGCCCTCCTCATCGAGGTACGGAACCGCTTTAGCCAACTGTTGGGGCAGATAAGATTGTGTTTGCGCCGTGACGTCAGCAACATGCAATCGCATTTAGTCATGCTAACCAAATTGTCATGGAAAAGGTTCATATGCAACTTTAGCAAGAATGAGTCGCCTGTAATGATTCATATTTGGTCTTGTAACATCCCCCCCTTTATTCTTAGAATAGTACTCTTTGTTTAatcaccttctttttttttttttacattttatttgattaaaaTTAGACATAAATTCCCAGGACAAAAGTGCACTTAATAAACTGACTCCTGTACAATATCCCTCATAGCCATCAATATGAGGCACAGGGGGGCAGATTTGTGGTGAGTTTCAATCAACATTTAATTGATGTCCAAATATTGTCACAGTCTACAGAAGGAA from Syngnathus scovelli strain Florida chromosome 8, RoL_Ssco_1.2, whole genome shotgun sequence includes these protein-coding regions:
- the LOC125973886 gene encoding mitogen-activated protein kinase kinase kinase kinase 4 isoform X2, which encodes MANDSPAKSLVDIDLASLRDPAGIFELVEVVGNGTYGQVYKGRHVKTGQLAAIKVMDVTEDEEEEIKLEINMLKKYSHHRNIATYYGAFIKKSPPGHDDQLWLVMEFCGAGSITDLVKNTKGNTLKEDWIAYISREILRGLAHLHAHHVIHRDIKGQNVLLTENAEVKLVDFGVSAQLDRTVGRRNTFIGTPYWMAPEVIACDENPDATYDYRSDLWSCGITAIEMAEGAPPLCDMHPMRALFLIPRNPPPRLKSKKWSKKFFSFIEGCLVKNYTQRPPTEQLLKHPFIRDQPNERQVRIQLKDHIDRTKKKRGEKDETEYEYSGSEEEEEEASEQEGEPSSIVNVPGESTLRRDFIRLQQENKERSEAMRRQQLLQEQQMREQEEYKRQLLAERQKRIEQQKEQRRRLEEQQRRERELRRQQEREQRRREQDDKRRADELERRRKEEDERRRAEEEKRRADREQEYIRRQLEEEQRHLEILQQQLLHEQAMLLEYKWRELEEQRQAQKLQKQLQQQQAYLLSLQHQQNLDPSSPKCTLKNPEHNTEAEKIRVTESESLAEADERYRKNIQGSPQSAQTKAPVPPVPPRSESSYPNGNAEAMHRPVEAQVPVRTTSRSPVLPRRSSPHRHGNAPHAGPAVNRNAGSAAEPRLLWERVEKMLPRSSGSGSGSSGGSSAGSSAGSGSSSSSSSNSSSQAGSGERFRARSSSKSEGSPLQRPENAGKKTEERPRPGRPADLTALAKELRAVDDVRPPNKVTDYSSSSDDSDTTDDDDDEEVDQEGGEESTSGPEDSRAVSSRLSNGETESVKTMIVHDEGESDAGSTPCKDSTLVVRQSQSSNNMQKHKSSSSFTPFIDPRLLQVSPSAGSALNNVGYGNDARLAEALRADASRKGSVVNVNPVNTRPQSDTPEIRKYKKRFNSEILCAALWGVNLLVGTESGLMLLDRSGQGKVYPLINRRRFQQMDVLEGLNVLVTISGKKNKLRVYYLSWLRNKILHNDPEVEKKQGWTTVGDLEGCVHYKVVKYERIKFLVLALKNSVEVYAWAPKPYHKFMAFKSFGELVHKPLLVDLTVEEGQRLKVIYGSCSGFHAVDVDSGAVYDIYLPTHIQTHIQSHAIIILPNTDGIELLVCYEDEGVYVNTYGRITKDVVLQWGEMPTSVAYIRSNQIMGWGEKAIEIRSVETGHLDGVFMHKRAQRLKFLCERNDKVFFASVRSGGSSQVYFMTLGRSNLLSW
- the LOC125973886 gene encoding mitogen-activated protein kinase kinase kinase kinase 4 isoform X6, which codes for MANDSPAKSLVDIDLASLRDPAGIFELVEVVGNGTYGQVYKGRHVKTGQLAAIKVMDVTEDEEEEIKLEINMLKKYSHHRNIATYYGAFIKKSPPGHDDQLWLVMEFCGAGSITDLVKNTKGNTLKEDWIAYISREILRGLAHLHAHHVIHRDIKGQNVLLTENAEVKLVDFGVSAQLDRTVGRRNTFIGTPYWMAPEVIACDENPDATYDYRSDLWSCGITAIEMAEGAPPLCDMHPMRALFLIPRNPPPRLKSKKWSKKFFSFIEGCLVKNYTQRPPTEQLLKHPFIRDQPNERQVRIQLKDHIDRTKKKRGEKDETEYEYSGSEEEEEEASEQEGEPSSIVNVPGESTLRRDFIRLQQENKERSEAMRRQQLLQEQQMREQEEYKRQLLAERQKRIEQQKEQRRRLEEQQRRERELRRQQEREQRRREQDDKRRADELERRRKEEDERRRAEEEKRRADREQEYIRRQLEEEQRHLEILQQQLLHEQAMLLEYKWRELEEQRQAQKLQKQLQQQQAYLLSLQHQQNLDPSSPKCTLKNPEHNTEAEKIRVTESESLAEADERYRKNIQGSPQSAQTKAPVPPVPPRSESSYPNGNAEAMHRPVEAQVRALKSGGGVAPQPPASAVCRSHSFSEPHRHPPSSSSSSSPSSSLASQHARTDAQAHPQTRPHQAVTPPSAEVPPRVPVRTTSRSPVLPRRSSPHRHGNAPHAGPAVNRNAGSAAEPRLLWERVEKMLPRSSGSGSGSSGGSSAGSSAGSGSSSSSSSNSSSQAGSGERFRARSSSKSEGSPLQRPENAGKKTEERPRPGRPADLTALAKELRAVDDVRPPNKVTDYSSSSDDSDTTDDDDDEEVDQEGGEESTSGPEDSRAVSSRLSNGETESVKTMIVHDEGESDAGSTPCKDSTLVVRQSEHKKRPAGSASSPGLAQHTPTPLHHQHNHLQHHHHPHPHHHHHHQQQAERNGFAGRIHLLPDLIQQSHHSSPSSSPSSPSSSSTSSGLASPIASPQSPLDKLALLIESQSSNNMQKHKSSSSFTPFIDPRLLQVSPSAGSALNNVGYGNDARLAEALRADASRKGSVVNVNPVNTRPQSDTPEIRKYKKRFNSEILCAALWGVNLLVGTESGLMLLDRSGQGKVYPLINRRRFQQMDVLEGLNVLVTISGKKNKLRVYYLSWLRNKILHNDPEVEKKQGWTTVGDLEGCVHYKVVKYERIKFLVLALKNSVEVYAWAPKPYHKFMAFKSFGELVHKPLLVDLTVEEGQRLKVIYGSCSGFHAVDVDSGAVYDIYLPTHIQTHIQSHAIIILPNTDGIELLVCYEDEGVYVNTYGRITKDVVLQWGEMPTSVAYIRSNQIMGWGEKAIEIRSVETGHLDGVFMHKRAQRLKFLCERNDKVFFASVRSGGSSQVYFMTLGRSNLLSW
- the LOC125973886 gene encoding mitogen-activated protein kinase kinase kinase kinase 4 isoform X1, with the translated sequence MANDSPAKSLVDIDLASLRDPAGIFELVEVVGNGTYGQVYKGRHVKTGQLAAIKVMDVTEDEEEEIKLEINMLKKYSHHRNIATYYGAFIKKSPPGHDDQLWLVMEFCGAGSITDLVKNTKGNTLKEDWIAYISREILRGLAHLHAHHVIHRDIKGQNVLLTENAEVKLVDFGVSAQLDRTVGRRNTFIGTPYWMAPEVIACDENPDATYDYRSDLWSCGITAIEMAEGAPPLCDMHPMRALFLIPRNPPPRLKSKKWSKKFFSFIEGCLVKNYTQRPPTEQLLKHPFIRDQPNERQVRIQLKDHIDRTKKKRGEKDETEYEYSGSEEEEEEASEQEGEPSSIVNVPGESTLRRDFIRLQQENKERSEAMRRQQLLQEQQMREQEEYKRQLLAERQKRIEQQKEQRRRLEEQQRRERELRRQQEREQRRREQDDKRRADELERRRKEEDERRRAEEEKRRADREQEYIRRQLEEEQRHLEILQQQLLHEQAMLLEYKWRELEEQRQAQKLQKQLQQQQAYLLSLQHQQNLDPSSPKCTLKNPEHNTEAEKIRVTESESLAEADERYRKNIQGSPQSAQTKAPVPPVPPRSESSYPNGNAEAMHRPVEAQVRALKSGGGVAPQPPASAVCRSHSFSEPHRHPPSSSSSSSPSSSLASQHARTDAQAHPQTRPHQAVTPPSAEVPPRVPVRTTSRSPVLPRRSSPHRHGNAPHAGPAVNRNAGSAAEPRLLWERVEKMLPRSSGSGSGSSGGSSAGSSAGSGSSSSSSSNSSSQAGSGERFRARSSSKSEGSPLQRPENAGKKTEERPRPGRPAQDLTALAKELRAVDDVRPPNKVTDYSSSSDDSDTTDDDDDEEVDQEGGEESTSGPEDSRAVSSRLSNGETESVKTMIVHDEGESDAGSTPCKDSTLVVRQSEHKKRPAGSASSPGLAQHTPTPLHHQHNHLQHHHHPHPHHHHHHQQQAERNGFAGRIHLLPDLIQQSHHSSPSSSPSSPSSSSTSSGLASPIASPQSPLDKLALLIESQSSNNMQKHKSSSSFTPFIDPRLLQVSPSAGSALNNVGYGNDARLAEALRADASRKGSVVNVNPVNTRPQSDTPEIRKYKKRFNSEILCAALWGVNLLVGTESGLMLLDRSGQGKVYPLINRRRFQQMDVLEGLNVLVTISGKKNKLRVYYLSWLRNKILHNDPEVEKKQGWTTVGDLEGCVHYKVVKYERIKFLVLALKNSVEVYAWAPKPYHKFMAFKSFGELVHKPLLVDLTVEEGQRLKVIYGSCSGFHAVDVDSGAVYDIYLPTHIQTHIQSHAIIILPNTDGIELLVCYEDEGVYVNTYGRITKDVVLQWGEMPTSVAYIRSNQIMGWGEKAIEIRSVETGHLDGVFMHKRAQRLKFLCERNDKVFFASVRSGGSSQVYFMTLGRSNLLSW
- the LOC125973886 gene encoding mitogen-activated protein kinase kinase kinase kinase 4 isoform X5, coding for MANDSPAKSLVDIDLASLRDPAGIFELVEVVGNGTYGQVYKGRHVKTGQLAAIKVMDVTEDEEEEIKLEINMLKKYSHHRNIATYYGAFIKKSPPGHDDQLWLVMEFCGAGSITDLVKNTKGNTLKEDWIAYISREILRGLAHLHAHHVIHRDIKGQNVLLTENAEVKLVDFGVSAQLDRTVGRRNTFIGTPYWMAPEVIACDENPDATYDYRSDLWSCGITAIEMAEGAPPLCDMHPMRALFLIPRNPPPRLKSKKWSKKFFSFIEGCLVKNYTQRPPTEQLLKHPFIRDQPNERQVRIQLKDHIDRTKKKRGEKDETEYEYSGSEEEEEEASEQEGEPSSIVNVPGESTLRRDFIRLQQENKERSEAMRRQQLLQEQQMREQEEYKRQLLAERQKRIEQQKEQRRRLEEQQRRERELRRQQEREQRRREQDDKRRADELERRRKEEDERRRAEEEKRRADREQEYIRRQLEEEQRHLEILQQQLLHEQAMLLEYKWRELEEQRQAQKLQKQLQQQQAYLLSLQHQQNLDPSSPKCTLKNPEHNTEAEKIRVTESESLAEADERYRKNIQGSPQSAQTKAPVPPVPPRSESSYPNGNAEAMHRPVEAQVPVRTTSRSPVLPRRSSPHRHGNAPHAGPAVNRNAGSAAEPRLLWERVEKMLPRSSGSGSGSSGGSSAGSSAGSGSSSSSSSNSSSQAGSGERFRARSSSKSEGSPLQRPENAGKKTEERPRPGRPADLTALAKELRAVDDVRPPNKVTDYSSSSDDSDTTDDDDDEEVDQEGGEESTSGPEDSRAVSSRLSNGETESVKTMIVHDEGESDAGSTPCKDSTLVVRQGSHHSIANTFPPPELLRNACSGKVVYPSFYFQSEHKKRPAGSASSPGLAQHTPTPLHHQHNHLQHHHHPHPHHHHHHQQQAERNGFAGRIHLLPDLIQQSHHSSPSSSPSSPSSSSTSSGLASPIASPQSPLDKLALLIESQSSNNMQKHKSSSSFTPFIDPRLLQVSPSAGSALNNVGYGNDARLAEALRADASRKGSVVNVNPVNTRPQSDTPEIRKYKKRFNSEILCAALWGVNLLVGTESGLMLLDRSGQGKVYPLINRRRFQQMDVLEGLNVLVTISGKKNKLRVYYLSWLRNKILHNDPEVEKKQGWTTVGDLEGCVHYKVVKYERIKFLVLALKNSVEVYAWAPKPYHKFMAFKSFGELVHKPLLVDLTVEEGQRLKVIYGSCSGFHAVDVDSGAVYDIYLPTHIQTHIQSHAIIILPNTDGIELLVCYEDEGVYVNTYGRITKDVVLQWGEMPTSVAYIRSNQIMGWGEKAIEIRSVETGHLDGVFMHKRAQRLKFLCERNDKVFFASVRSGGSSQVYFMTLGRSNLLSW
- the LOC125973886 gene encoding mitogen-activated protein kinase kinase kinase kinase 4 isoform X4; translated protein: MANDSPAKSLVDIDLASLRDPAGIFELVEVVGNGTYGQVYKGRHVKTGQLAAIKVMDVTEDEEEEIKLEINMLKKYSHHRNIATYYGAFIKKSPPGHDDQLWLVMEFCGAGSITDLVKNTKGNTLKEDWIAYISREILRGLAHLHAHHVIHRDIKGQNVLLTENAEVKLVDFGVSAQLDRTVGRRNTFIGTPYWMAPEVIACDENPDATYDYRSDLWSCGITAIEMAEGAPPLCDMHPMRALFLIPRNPPPRLKSKKWSKKFFSFIEGCLVKNYTQRPPTEQLLKHPFIRDQPNERQVRIQLKDHIDRTKKKRGEKDETEYEYSGSEEEEEEASEQEGEPSSIVNVPGESTLRRDFIRLQQENKERSEAMRRQQLLQEQQMREQEEYKRQLLAERQKRIEQQKEQRRRLEEQQRRERELRRQQEREQRRREQDDKRRADELERRRKEEDERRRAEEEKRRADREQEYIRRQLEEEQRHLEILQQQLLHEQAMLLEYKWRELEEQRQAQKLQKQLQQQQAYLLSLQHQQNLDPSSPKCTLKNPEHNTEAEKIRVTESESLAEADERYRKNIQGSPQSAQTKAPVPPVPPRSESSYPNGNAEAMHRPVEAQVPVRTTSRSPVLPRRSSPHRHGNAPHAGPAVNRNAGSAAEPRLLWERVEKMLPRSSGSGSGSSGGSSAGSSAGSGSSSSSSSNSSSQAGSGERFRARSSSKSEGSPLQRPENAGKKTEERPRPGRPAQDLTALAKELRAVDDVRPPNKVTDYSSSSDDSDTTDDDDDEEVDQEGGEESTSGPEDSRAVSSRLSNGETESVKTMIVHDEGESDAGSTPCKDSTLVVRQGSHHSIANTFPPPELLRNACSGKVVYPSFYFQSEHKKRPAGSASSPGLAQHTPTPLHHQHNHLQHHHHPHPHHHHHHQQQAERNGFAGRIHLLPDLIQQSHHSSPSSSPSSPSSSSTSSGLASPIASPQSPLDKLALLIESQSSNNMQKHKSSSSFTPFIDPRLLQVSPSAGSALNNVGYGNDARLAEALRADASRKGSVVNVNPVNTRPQSDTPEIRKYKKRFNSEILCAALWGVNLLVGTESGLMLLDRSGQGKVYPLINRRRFQQMDVLEGLNVLVTISGKKNKLRVYYLSWLRNKILHNDPEVEKKQGWTTVGDLEGCVHYKVVKYERIKFLVLALKNSVEVYAWAPKPYHKFMAFKSFGELVHKPLLVDLTVEEGQRLKVIYGSCSGFHAVDVDSGAVYDIYLPTHIQTHIQSHAIIILPNTDGIELLVCYEDEGVYVNTYGRITKDVVLQWGEMPTSVAYIRSNQIMGWGEKAIEIRSVETGHLDGVFMHKRAQRLKFLCERNDKVFFASVRSGGSSQVYFMTLGRSNLLSW